In Microbacterium binotii, one DNA window encodes the following:
- the mraZ gene encoding division/cell wall cluster transcriptional repressor MraZ: protein MLLGTHTPKLDDKGRVILPAKFRDDLGGGVVITRGQDRCLYVFATEEFEKVHERIREAPLTNKQARDFLRMFLSGASAEKPDGQNRITIPPALRTYAGLERELVVTGVGAHAEIWDAEAWNSYAESNEETYSEMEQEVIPGLF, encoded by the coding sequence ATGCTGCTCGGCACGCACACCCCCAAGCTCGACGACAAAGGGCGGGTCATCCTCCCGGCCAAGTTCCGCGACGACCTCGGCGGTGGCGTCGTGATCACCCGTGGCCAAGATCGCTGTCTCTACGTCTTCGCGACCGAGGAGTTCGAGAAGGTGCACGAGCGCATTCGCGAGGCGCCTCTCACCAACAAGCAGGCGCGTGACTTCCTGCGCATGTTCCTCTCGGGCGCGAGCGCCGAGAAGCCGGACGGCCAGAACCGCATCACGATCCCGCCGGCGCTGCGCACCTACGCCGGTCTCGAGCGCGAGCTCGTCGTCACCGGCGTCGGCGCGCACGCGGAGATCTGGGACGCCGAGGCCTGGAACTCCTACGCAGAGAGCAACGAAGAGACGTACTCCGAGATGGAGCAGGAGGTGATCCCGGGCCTGTTCTGA
- a CDS encoding DUF3040 domain-containing protein — protein sequence MPLSEQEQRLLDEMERHLMSNDADVVSAPQGGRALSYRNIVYGTILVLVGLGGLIVGLSTQLIVVGVIGFIVMLGGVIFALTPSKTARPSAAPRAGGSSSRPSAGFMDRMNDRWDRRQEGR from the coding sequence ATGCCTCTCTCCGAACAAGAGCAGCGCCTGCTCGACGAGATGGAACGCCATCTCATGAGCAATGACGCCGACGTCGTCAGCGCCCCGCAGGGCGGACGCGCGCTCAGCTACCGCAACATCGTTTACGGGACGATCCTCGTGCTCGTGGGACTGGGTGGGCTGATCGTCGGGCTCTCCACGCAGTTGATCGTGGTGGGCGTCATCGGCTTCATCGTCATGCTCGGCGGCGTCATCTTCGCGCTCACCCCCTCGAAGACCGCTCGTCCCAGCGCCGCCCCCCGTGCCGGCGGCTCGTCCTCCCGGCCCTCGGCCGGATTCATGGACCGCATGAACGACCGATGGGACCGCCGCCAAGAAGGCCGCTGA
- a CDS encoding polyprenyl synthetase family protein — translation MSRTTDAIEAVSQRLDTFFGSQEQAAGAMGPDALAFVEDVRDTVTGGKRLRARFCVTGWRAVAERVAPRATPPDAVVATAAALEIFQAAALVHDDLIDNSDTRRGRPAMHRALQAQHSARSWAGDAAGFGRSAALLGGDLLVAFSDDLLEEGLALTDHAAAARAEYARMRRDVTIGQYLDIAEESAFAVADDTTHADRALRVASLKSARYSVEQPLRIGAALAGADRTQLDALSAFGHPVGMAFQLRDDVLGVFGDAAETGKPSGDDLREGKRTVLIAYAREALGPGPRRTLDELLGDPGLDAQQIGALQRTIIDSGAVDRVERLITAYVHEADRALSAAPLANATVSELRDLARAATQRRS, via the coding sequence GTGTCGAGGACCACAGACGCGATCGAAGCGGTTTCCCAGCGACTGGATACGTTCTTCGGATCGCAGGAGCAGGCCGCGGGGGCGATGGGACCCGACGCTCTGGCCTTCGTCGAGGATGTGCGCGACACCGTCACCGGCGGCAAGCGCCTGCGCGCGCGGTTCTGCGTGACGGGATGGCGGGCCGTCGCCGAGCGCGTCGCACCCCGAGCGACGCCGCCCGACGCGGTCGTCGCGACGGCTGCCGCGCTGGAGATCTTCCAGGCAGCGGCCCTCGTCCACGACGACCTGATCGACAACTCCGACACCCGCCGCGGACGCCCCGCCATGCACCGCGCCCTGCAGGCGCAGCACTCCGCGCGGTCATGGGCGGGCGACGCCGCCGGCTTCGGCCGTTCGGCTGCCCTCCTCGGCGGGGATCTGCTCGTGGCCTTCAGCGACGACCTCCTCGAGGAGGGGCTCGCGCTGACGGACCATGCGGCCGCGGCGCGCGCCGAGTACGCCCGGATGCGGCGCGACGTCACCATCGGGCAATACCTCGACATCGCCGAGGAATCGGCCTTCGCGGTGGCCGACGACACGACGCACGCCGATCGTGCGCTGCGCGTGGCCTCGCTCAAGTCCGCCCGCTACAGCGTGGAGCAGCCGCTGCGGATCGGAGCGGCCCTGGCCGGCGCCGATCGCACACAGCTCGACGCGCTGAGCGCGTTCGGACATCCGGTCGGCATGGCGTTCCAGCTTCGCGACGATGTCCTCGGAGTCTTCGGCGACGCCGCCGAGACCGGCAAGCCGTCCGGCGACGATCTGCGCGAAGGAAAGCGCACGGTACTCATCGCCTACGCCCGCGAGGCGCTCGGGCCGGGCCCGCGCCGCACCCTGGACGAGCTCTTGGGCGATCCGGGCCTCGACGCACAGCAGATCGGCGCGCTGCAGCGAACGATCATCGACAGCGGTGCCGTCGACCGCGTGGAGCGGCTGATCACCGCCTATGTGCACGAGGCGGATCGTGCGCTGTCGGCCGCTCCGCTGGCGAACGCGACGGTCAGCGAGCTGCGCGATCTCGCCCGCGCGGCGACCCAGCGGCGCTCCTGA
- a CDS encoding Rv2175c family DNA-binding protein, protein MSSDTPVPTEWLALPDLVELTGESLSRVRRLLDEGYLIGSRREGSFRVPSVFLVDGAPLSSLRGTIFALRDAGLTDDEAIDWLLAFEDSIGQAPITSLLQGRKSEVRRVARALG, encoded by the coding sequence GTGAGTTCCGACACCCCTGTCCCCACCGAATGGCTTGCGCTGCCCGATCTGGTCGAGCTGACCGGTGAGTCGCTGAGCCGCGTCCGGCGTCTGCTCGACGAGGGCTATCTGATCGGCTCGCGTCGTGAGGGTTCGTTCCGCGTGCCCAGCGTGTTCCTCGTCGACGGAGCGCCGCTGTCGTCGCTGCGCGGCACGATCTTCGCGCTGCGGGATGCGGGACTGACGGACGATGAGGCCATCGACTGGCTCCTGGCCTTCGAGGACTCGATCGGGCAGGCGCCGATCACATCGCTGCTTCAGGGGCGCAAGAGCGAAGTGCGCCGCGTCGCCCGAGCCCTCGGCTGA
- a CDS encoding lytic transglycosylase — protein MLVDVSPHPRAVIGASALVSTVALTLMATPAHAATVEPSRQGVPRPAQTPPPATHTVASGESVAAIAARYGLATADVLSWNGLSWENSLIRPGQVLSLVAPIAATPAPAPAPAPAPAGTSYTVVAGDTISGIAGRHGATAAAVLAANGLTWDSIIYPGQTVTVPAASAPAAAPAPAAVAPAGLELDAEQAQNARTIIRVGREMGVPERGIAIALGTAMQESWLRNLDWGDRDSQGLFQQRPSTGWGTIEEVRDAERATRAFFGGPADPNGNRTRGLLDIPGWESMTYADAAQAVQISAYPDRYARWEQPSLAWLAALG, from the coding sequence ATGTTGGTGGACGTCTCCCCCCACCCGCGCGCCGTCATCGGCGCCTCCGCCCTCGTGAGCACGGTCGCGCTCACCCTCATGGCCACGCCCGCGCACGCGGCGACGGTGGAACCGTCGCGTCAGGGCGTTCCCCGCCCCGCCCAGACCCCGCCGCCGGCCACCCACACCGTCGCGTCCGGCGAATCGGTCGCCGCGATCGCTGCGCGCTACGGACTCGCCACGGCCGACGTGCTCTCGTGGAACGGGCTGTCGTGGGAGAACTCGCTCATCCGTCCCGGTCAGGTGCTGTCTCTCGTCGCTCCCATCGCGGCCACGCCGGCTCCGGCACCCGCCCCCGCACCCGCACCCGCCGGCACGTCCTACACGGTGGTCGCGGGCGACACGATCAGCGGCATCGCCGGTCGTCACGGCGCGACGGCGGCGGCGGTGCTCGCCGCCAACGGTCTCACCTGGGACTCGATCATCTACCCGGGTCAGACGGTCACCGTGCCGGCCGCCTCAGCACCGGCCGCCGCACCGGCACCGGCCGCCGTGGCTCCGGCCGGCCTGGAACTGGACGCCGAGCAGGCTCAGAACGCACGCACCATCATCCGTGTCGGGCGCGAGATGGGCGTTCCCGAGCGCGGGATCGCCATCGCACTGGGCACCGCCATGCAGGAGTCGTGGCTGCGCAACCTCGACTGGGGCGACCGCGATTCGCAGGGCCTGTTCCAGCAGCGCCCCTCCACCGGGTGGGGCACGATCGAGGAGGTGCGCGACGCGGAACGCGCCACCCGTGCGTTCTTCGGCGGTCCCGCCGACCCCAACGGCAACCGGACGCGCGGACTGCTCGACATCCCCGGGTGGGAGTCGATGACCTACGCGGACGCGGCACAGGCGGTGCAGATCTCGGCGTATCCGGATCGTTATGCCCGGTGGGAGCAGCCTTCTCTCGCCTGGCTGGCCGCCCTCGGGTGA
- the pknB gene encoding Stk1 family PASTA domain-containing Ser/Thr kinase — MSTSQRTDPLIGRLVDGRYRVRSRIARGGMATVYVATDLRLERRVALKVMHGHLSDDTVFQSRFIQEARAAARLADPHVVNVFDQGQDSDMAYLVMEYLPGITLRELMKEQRRIPVPQTITIMDAVLSGLAAAHRAGIVHRDVKPENVLLAEDGRIKIGDFGLARATTANTASGQMLLGTIAYLAPELVTRGSADARSDIYALGILLYEMLTGEQPYKGEQPMQIAYQHATDSVPRPSVKNPAVPEQLDELVLWATERSPDARPVDADQMLQRLRAIERELGIAPQVARTLAVGTAVSDDRLDSGELTKALPLGATGPTAVAEDVDNATLLRRRARRRSVKGAWLLTLVVLLAALAGGIGWWFGSGPGSLVAVPALEGQSFEAAQAEIVDRGLQVERADEYSFDVAAGAVIRTEPGSGERVEKESLVRVVVSQGPQPHDVGALAGMTLDAATAAMQQVRVSVGDPQYVFTDAADGTVVAAAVTPAAGGDAIDCSNGCTLHEGDGASFTVSRGPVPDVAGMSVSDATKTLTSVGLAVSSDSASQTSETIDEGRVIGISAREGGGDWRPDDTVQLIISDGPPLFPVPNVVGMTLSEAKKTLEQAGFKAKYAGYWDAAPNVAKVVSQDPTDEDRIRKNANVSLVLSLTG; from the coding sequence GTGAGCACGAGCCAGCGCACCGACCCGCTGATCGGCCGTCTCGTCGACGGCCGATACCGCGTGCGCTCCCGCATCGCCCGCGGCGGCATGGCGACCGTCTACGTCGCCACCGATCTGCGCCTCGAACGACGCGTGGCCCTGAAGGTCATGCACGGCCACCTCAGCGACGACACCGTCTTCCAGAGTCGCTTCATCCAGGAAGCCCGGGCGGCCGCCCGCCTCGCCGACCCGCACGTGGTCAACGTGTTCGACCAGGGCCAGGACAGCGACATGGCGTATCTCGTCATGGAGTACCTCCCGGGCATCACCCTGCGCGAGCTCATGAAGGAGCAGCGCCGCATCCCGGTTCCGCAGACCATCACGATCATGGATGCGGTGCTCTCCGGTCTGGCCGCCGCGCATCGCGCCGGCATCGTGCACCGCGACGTCAAGCCCGAGAACGTGCTCCTCGCCGAGGACGGGCGCATCAAGATCGGTGACTTCGGCCTCGCCCGCGCCACGACCGCGAACACGGCGAGCGGGCAGATGCTGCTCGGAACGATCGCGTACCTCGCGCCCGAGTTGGTCACCCGCGGCAGCGCCGACGCGCGCAGCGACATCTACGCCCTCGGCATCCTGCTCTACGAGATGCTCACCGGCGAGCAGCCGTACAAGGGCGAGCAGCCCATGCAGATCGCCTATCAGCACGCCACCGATTCGGTTCCCCGACCGAGCGTGAAGAACCCGGCGGTGCCGGAGCAGCTCGACGAGCTGGTGCTGTGGGCGACGGAGCGCTCCCCCGACGCCAGGCCCGTGGACGCGGATCAGATGCTGCAGCGTCTGCGCGCGATCGAGCGCGAGCTCGGGATCGCGCCGCAGGTCGCGCGCACGCTCGCCGTCGGCACGGCCGTGAGCGACGACCGCCTGGACTCCGGCGAACTGACCAAGGCCCTTCCGCTCGGAGCCACCGGGCCCACGGCGGTCGCGGAGGACGTCGACAACGCCACGCTGCTGCGCCGGCGCGCGCGTCGACGATCGGTCAAGGGGGCATGGCTGCTGACACTCGTCGTGCTGCTGGCAGCGCTCGCGGGCGGGATCGGCTGGTGGTTCGGCTCCGGCCCCGGCTCGCTGGTGGCCGTACCCGCGCTGGAGGGGCAGAGCTTCGAAGCCGCCCAGGCCGAGATCGTCGATCGCGGTCTGCAGGTCGAACGGGCGGACGAGTACAGCTTCGACGTCGCCGCGGGCGCCGTGATCCGCACCGAGCCCGGAAGCGGTGAGCGCGTCGAGAAGGAATCGCTCGTGCGGGTGGTGGTGTCCCAAGGACCGCAGCCGCACGACGTCGGCGCGTTGGCCGGCATGACACTGGATGCGGCGACCGCCGCGATGCAGCAGGTGCGCGTCTCCGTCGGCGATCCGCAGTACGTGTTCACCGACGCGGCCGACGGTACCGTCGTCGCCGCGGCCGTCACCCCTGCCGCCGGCGGCGACGCGATCGATTGCTCGAACGGCTGCACCCTGCACGAGGGAGACGGCGCGAGTTTCACCGTCTCCCGCGGCCCGGTACCCGACGTCGCCGGGATGAGCGTGTCGGACGCGACCAAGACCCTCACGTCGGTCGGTCTGGCGGTATCCAGTGACAGCGCGTCTCAGACGAGCGAGACGATCGATGAAGGTCGTGTGATCGGGATCTCCGCGCGTGAGGGCGGCGGTGACTGGCGTCCGGATGACACCGTGCAGCTCATCATCTCGGACGGCCCTCCCCTGTTCCCCGTACCCAACGTGGTCGGTATGACGCTGAGCGAGGCGAAGAAGACGCTCGAACAAGCCGGATTCAAAGCGAAGTACGCAGGCTACTGGGACGCTGCGCCGAACGTCGCGAAGGTCGTGTCGCAGGATCCGACCGACGAGGACAGGATCCGCAAGAACGCGAATGTCAGCCTCGTTCTCAGCCTGACCGGCTGA
- a CDS encoding class II 3-deoxy-7-phosphoheptulonate synthase: MPHSLDPLDHWRSLPIKQQPSWPDADAVAAVSAELATLPPLVFAGEVDRLRDRLATAAYGRAFLLQGGDCAETFAGATAEQIRNRIKTLLQMAVVLTYGASMPVVKMGRMAGQFAKPRSSDTETRGDVTLPAYRGDIVNGYDFTEGSRTADPRRLEKAYHTAASTLNLIRAFTQGGFADLREVHSWNRGFAENPANQRYEGLAAEIDRAIKFMEAAGADFDELRHVEFYTGHEGLLMDYERPLTRIDSRTGTPYNTSAHFLWIGERTRDLDGAHVDYFSKIRNPIGVKLGPSTTPETALALIDKLDPEREPGRLTFITRMGAGKIRDALPPLLEAVKDAGATPLWVTDPMHGNGITTPTGYKTRRFDDVVDEVRGFFEAHRATGTHPGGIHVELTGDDVTECLGGSEMIDEATLATRYESLCDPRLNHMQSLELAFLVAEELEKR; the protein is encoded by the coding sequence ATGCCCCACAGCTTGGACCCGCTCGATCACTGGCGCTCACTGCCGATCAAGCAGCAGCCCTCCTGGCCCGACGCCGACGCTGTCGCGGCCGTCTCGGCCGAACTCGCCACCCTTCCGCCGCTCGTCTTCGCGGGAGAGGTCGACCGTCTTCGGGACCGCCTCGCAACCGCGGCCTACGGGCGAGCCTTCCTCCTGCAGGGCGGTGACTGCGCCGAGACGTTCGCCGGTGCCACGGCCGAGCAGATCCGCAACCGCATCAAGACGCTGCTGCAGATGGCGGTGGTGCTGACCTACGGCGCGTCGATGCCGGTCGTGAAGATGGGGCGTATGGCGGGACAGTTCGCCAAGCCGCGCTCGAGCGACACCGAGACGCGCGGCGACGTCACGCTGCCGGCGTACCGCGGCGACATCGTGAACGGCTACGATTTCACGGAGGGCTCGCGTACCGCCGACCCCCGACGGCTCGAGAAGGCCTACCACACGGCCGCCTCGACGTTGAACCTCATCCGCGCGTTCACGCAGGGCGGCTTCGCCGATCTCCGCGAGGTCCACAGCTGGAACCGCGGCTTCGCCGAGAACCCGGCCAACCAGCGCTACGAGGGCCTGGCTGCGGAGATCGATCGCGCCATCAAGTTCATGGAGGCGGCGGGAGCCGACTTCGACGAGCTGCGCCACGTCGAGTTCTACACCGGCCATGAGGGCCTGCTCATGGACTACGAGCGGCCGCTGACCCGCATCGACTCCCGCACGGGGACGCCGTACAACACGTCGGCTCACTTCCTGTGGATCGGGGAGCGCACGCGCGATCTCGATGGCGCCCACGTCGACTACTTCTCGAAGATCCGCAACCCCATCGGTGTGAAGCTCGGTCCGTCGACGACCCCCGAGACCGCGCTGGCGCTCATCGACAAGCTCGACCCCGAGCGGGAGCCCGGCCGCCTCACCTTCATCACCCGGATGGGTGCGGGCAAGATCCGCGACGCACTGCCGCCGCTGCTGGAGGCAGTGAAGGACGCGGGCGCCACGCCGCTGTGGGTCACCGACCCGATGCACGGCAACGGCATCACGACACCCACCGGTTACAAGACGCGTCGCTTCGACGACGTGGTCGACGAGGTGCGCGGCTTCTTCGAGGCCCACCGCGCCACGGGTACCCACCCGGGCGGGATCCACGTCGAGCTCACCGGCGACGACGTGACGGAGTGCCTGGGCGGTTCGGAGATGATCGACGAGGCGACCCTCGCGACCCGTTACGAAAGCCTGTGCGACCCGCGCCTGAACCACATGCAGAGCCTGGAGCTCGCCTTCCTCGTGGCGGAGGAGCTCGAGAAGCGCTGA
- a CDS encoding lysophospholipid acyltransferase family protein: MFYWLMKYIVIGPIVKAIFRPWIVGRRNIPANGAAILASNHLSFADSIFLPLMIDRPMTFLAKSDYFTGRGIKGWATRVFFKATGQIPIDRSGGKASEGSLNTGLQVLGRGDLLGIYPEGTRSPDGRLYRGRTGIARMALEARVPVIPVVMVDTDTVMPIGQRLPRIGRVGIVIGEPLDFSRFAGMEGDRYVLRSVTDEIMVALQRLGAQRYDDVYASTVKDRLATSSQHGLDTPAASLD; encoded by the coding sequence ATGTTCTACTGGCTGATGAAGTACATCGTGATCGGACCGATCGTGAAGGCGATCTTCCGGCCGTGGATCGTGGGCCGGCGCAACATCCCCGCAAACGGCGCGGCCATCCTCGCCAGCAACCACCTCTCCTTCGCCGACTCGATCTTCCTGCCGCTGATGATCGACCGGCCGATGACCTTCCTCGCCAAGAGCGACTACTTCACCGGCCGCGGCATCAAGGGCTGGGCCACACGCGTGTTCTTCAAGGCGACGGGGCAGATCCCGATCGATCGCTCCGGCGGCAAGGCCTCGGAGGGCTCTCTCAACACGGGCCTGCAGGTGCTCGGGCGGGGTGACCTGCTCGGCATCTACCCGGAGGGCACCCGCAGCCCCGACGGACGCCTGTACCGCGGGCGCACGGGCATCGCGCGCATGGCGCTGGAGGCCCGCGTCCCCGTCATCCCGGTCGTGATGGTGGACACCGACACGGTCATGCCGATCGGCCAGCGTCTTCCGCGTATCGGCCGCGTCGGCATCGTGATCGGCGAGCCGCTGGATTTCTCCCGGTTCGCGGGGATGGAGGGCGACCGTTACGTTCTCCGCTCCGTCACCGACGAGATCATGGTCGCCCTGCAGCGCCTGGGCGCGCAGCGTTACGACGACGTCTACGCCTCCACGGTCAAGGACCGGCTGGCGACGTCCTCGCAGCACGGGCTCGACACGCCCGCGGCGTCGCTAGACTGA
- a CDS encoding ROK family glucokinase, with amino-acid sequence MFAVGIDIGGTKIAGGVVDEHGTIVRRARIATPADVAGIEAAVAQMITELSAGEQLVAGVAAAGFIDRERSTVYFAPNIAWRDEPLRERIEQRTGARVHIENDANAAGWAEYRFGAGEDLRDVVMLTLGTGVGGAVVVDGNLLSGGHGVAAELGHMRLVPEGRTCGCGQRGCLEVYGSGRALQLEAREIAVDAEFGIGARLAAASREEGGLTGSAISRLVQDGDPGALEALRRIAVAVGTACGGLAAILDPERFVIGGGVSQLGDVLLEPMREAFAAAMPAYGYRPVADFQVARLTNDAGVIGVADLARRRAVAGG; translated from the coding sequence GTGTTCGCAGTGGGAATCGACATCGGCGGAACGAAGATCGCCGGTGGCGTGGTCGACGAGCACGGCACCATCGTCCGCAGGGCGCGTATCGCGACGCCCGCGGATGTGGCGGGCATCGAGGCCGCCGTGGCGCAGATGATCACGGAACTGTCTGCGGGCGAGCAGCTCGTGGCGGGTGTCGCGGCCGCGGGCTTCATCGACCGGGAGCGTTCGACGGTCTACTTCGCCCCCAACATCGCCTGGCGCGACGAGCCGCTGCGCGAGCGCATCGAACAGCGCACCGGCGCGCGCGTGCACATCGAGAACGACGCCAACGCGGCAGGCTGGGCGGAGTACCGCTTCGGAGCCGGCGAGGATCTGCGCGACGTCGTCATGCTGACGCTCGGCACCGGCGTCGGCGGCGCCGTCGTGGTCGACGGCAATCTTCTCTCCGGTGGCCACGGCGTGGCCGCGGAGCTCGGGCACATGCGCCTCGTCCCCGAGGGGCGTACGTGCGGATGCGGTCAGCGTGGCTGCCTCGAGGTGTACGGCTCGGGTCGTGCTCTCCAGCTCGAGGCGCGGGAGATCGCCGTCGACGCGGAGTTCGGCATCGGTGCGCGCCTCGCGGCGGCGTCCCGCGAGGAGGGCGGGCTCACCGGTTCCGCCATCTCGCGCCTCGTCCAGGACGGCGACCCCGGCGCGCTCGAGGCGCTTCGCCGGATCGCCGTCGCCGTCGGCACGGCGTGCGGCGGTCTCGCCGCCATCCTCGACCCGGAGCGCTTCGTCATCGGCGGGGGAGTGTCCCAGCTCGGCGATGTGCTGCTCGAGCCGATGCGGGAGGCCTTCGCCGCCGCGATGCCCGCGTATGGTTATCGTCCGGTCGCCGATTTCCAGGTGGCCCGTCTCACGAACGATGCCGGCGTGATCGGTGTCGCGGATCTGGCTCGACGCCGGGCGGTCGCAGGGGGCTGA
- a CDS encoding AMP-dependent synthetase/ligase translates to MSATVFEVPAIVPADPHANVSDLLVERVRATPDRPLFAVPDGDGWRDITAREFERQVVALAKGFVSAGVAPGDKVGFLARTTYDWTLVDFALFYAGAVMVPIYETSSPSQIEWILSDSGAVACLVETAEHAARLAEVRDKLPLVRSSWQMFAGDLDTMVTAGSAVPGEEIERRRALAESADIATLIYTSGSTGRPKGCVLTHGNFVELARNSATSLKEVVNTPGASTVLFITTAHVFARFISILNIHAGVKTGHQPDTKQLLAALGSFKPTFLLAVPRVFEKVYNSAEQKAEAGGKGKIFRAAAQVAIDHSAYLQDGRRIPLGMKIKFALFDKLVYSKLRDAMGGQVRYAVSGSAPLGPRLGHFFHSLGVHILEGYGLTETTAPATVNLATRSKIGTVGPAIPGVGIRLAEDGEIQVRGVNVFKEYWRNPEATAAAFDGDWFKTGDLGSLDDDGYLTITGRKKEIIVTAGGKNVAPAALEDPIRANPIIGQVVVVGDQKPFISALVTLDPEMLPTWLENNGRPKDLTLAQAAHDPAVRAEVQQAIDKANAGVSRAESIRKFVILPTEWTEASGHLTPKLSIKRNVILADFADDVEQLYRAPEETTQNVPLP, encoded by the coding sequence ATGAGCGCAACAGTGTTCGAAGTGCCCGCGATCGTCCCCGCCGACCCGCACGCCAACGTGAGCGACCTGCTCGTGGAGCGCGTGCGCGCGACTCCCGACCGCCCCCTGTTCGCCGTACCCGACGGAGACGGTTGGCGCGACATCACGGCGCGGGAGTTCGAGCGCCAGGTCGTCGCGCTCGCCAAGGGCTTCGTCTCGGCAGGTGTGGCGCCCGGCGACAAGGTGGGCTTCCTCGCCCGCACGACCTACGACTGGACCCTGGTCGACTTCGCGCTCTTCTACGCGGGCGCCGTCATGGTGCCGATCTACGAGACGAGCTCGCCCAGCCAGATCGAGTGGATCCTGTCCGACTCCGGCGCGGTGGCCTGCCTCGTCGAGACGGCCGAGCACGCGGCCCGCCTCGCCGAGGTGCGCGACAAGCTCCCGCTCGTGCGCTCCTCGTGGCAGATGTTCGCCGGCGACCTGGACACGATGGTCACGGCCGGTTCCGCCGTGCCCGGCGAGGAGATCGAGCGCCGGCGCGCTCTCGCCGAATCCGCCGACATCGCCACACTCATCTACACCTCGGGATCGACCGGCCGACCGAAGGGATGCGTGCTGACGCACGGCAACTTCGTCGAGCTCGCGCGCAACTCCGCGACCTCGCTGAAGGAGGTCGTCAACACCCCCGGCGCATCCACCGTCCTGTTCATCACGACGGCGCACGTGTTCGCGCGCTTCATCTCGATCCTCAACATCCACGCGGGTGTCAAGACGGGCCACCAGCCCGACACGAAGCAGCTGCTGGCCGCTCTCGGCTCCTTCAAGCCGACCTTCCTGCTCGCCGTCCCGCGGGTGTTCGAGAAGGTCTACAACTCGGCCGAGCAGAAGGCGGAAGCCGGTGGCAAGGGCAAGATCTTCCGCGCGGCCGCGCAGGTCGCAATCGATCACTCCGCCTACCTCCAGGACGGACGACGCATCCCGCTGGGGATGAAGATCAAGTTCGCCCTGTTCGACAAGCTCGTCTACAGCAAACTGCGCGACGCGATGGGAGGCCAGGTGCGCTACGCCGTCTCCGGTTCCGCGCCCCTCGGTCCGCGCCTCGGCCACTTCTTCCACAGTCTCGGCGTGCACATCCTCGAGGGTTACGGCCTGACCGAGACCACCGCGCCCGCCACGGTGAACCTCGCCACACGGTCCAAGATCGGCACCGTCGGCCCCGCGATCCCCGGTGTCGGCATCCGGCTCGCCGAGGACGGCGAGATCCAGGTCCGCGGCGTGAACGTCTTCAAGGAGTACTGGCGCAACCCGGAGGCGACGGCCGCGGCGTTCGACGGCGACTGGTTCAAGACCGGGGACCTCGGTTCGCTCGACGACGACGGCTACCTGACGATCACCGGCCGCAAGAAGGAGATCATCGTCACGGCGGGCGGCAAGAACGTCGCGCCCGCCGCCCTCGAGGATCCGATCCGGGCCAACCCGATCATCGGTCAGGTCGTCGTCGTGGGCGATCAGAAGCCGTTCATCTCGGCCCTCGTCACCCTCGACCCCGAGATGCTGCCGACCTGGCTGGAGAACAACGGCCGCCCCAAGGACCTCACCCTCGCCCAGGCGGCTCATGACCCCGCCGTCCGGGCCGAGGTGCAGCAGGCCATCGACAAGGCCAACGCCGGCGTGTCCCGCGCGGAGTCGATCCGCAAGTTCGTCATCCTGCCCACGGAGTGGACGGAGGCCAGCGGCCACCTCACGCCGAAGCTGTCGATCAAGCGCAATGTGATCCTCGCGGACTTCGCCGACGACGTCGAGCAGCTGTACCGGGCTCCCGAGGAGACCACCCAGAACGTCCCGCTGCCCTGA
- the def gene encoding peptide deformylase, whose protein sequence is MTVRAIRLFGDPVLKTRASEITDIDEGVRALVRDLVETVELPGRAGVAAPQIGVGLRAFSYNVDGEIGYILNPVLVEVSGEPQLTGEGCLSVPGLWHDVSRYPHAKVVGVDLDGNELVLEGDGLMAQALQHETDHLDGMLYLDRLDKERRRVALREVRESDWF, encoded by the coding sequence ATGACGGTACGCGCCATCCGACTCTTCGGGGACCCCGTGCTCAAGACCCGCGCGAGCGAGATCACCGACATCGACGAGGGCGTGCGGGCGCTCGTGCGCGACCTCGTCGAGACCGTCGAGCTGCCGGGCCGGGCCGGGGTGGCTGCCCCGCAGATCGGTGTGGGCCTGCGAGCGTTCAGCTACAACGTCGACGGCGAGATCGGGTACATCCTGAACCCGGTGCTCGTCGAGGTCTCGGGGGAGCCGCAGCTGACGGGCGAAGGATGCCTCTCCGTGCCGGGTCTCTGGCACGACGTCTCCCGCTACCCGCACGCGAAGGTCGTCGGGGTGGATCTCGACGGCAACGAACTCGTGCTGGAGGGCGACGGCCTCATGGCGCAGGCGCTGCAGCACGAGACCGACCATCTCGACGGGATGCTGTACCTGGACCGGCTCGACAAGGAGCGCCGACGTGTGGCCTTGCGCGAGGTGCGCGAGAGCGACTGGTTCTGA